CGGCACGTAACCATCGAACGCCATCTCCGAGTAGGCGTTGTCATACACCAGCAGGATGTCGAGTTCCCGGCATCGGCGCACGACCCGCTCCAGATAATCCATCGGCGCGACGGCGGCGGTCGGGTTATTCGGATAGTTGAGATACAGGATCTTCGTTCGCTCGAGCACATCGCGCGGCAGCGTGTCGAGATCCACCAGGAAGCCGTTCTCGGGACGGAGCGCGTACCGGTACGGCTCGCCCTGCGCGAGCTGGGTGCCCCCGACATACGCGAGATAGCCCGGCTCGGGAATGACGGCGACATCTCCATCCTCGATGTATGCGAGCGCCACGTGCGAGATGCCTTCCTTCGAGCCGATCAGCGGAACGATCTCGGTGAATGGATCGAACTCGAGCGAGAACCGCCGCTTCATGAATCGCGCGATCGCCTCGCGGTACTCGACGAGCCCAAGTCCGAATCCGTACCGGCTCATGGACGGATTGCGCACGGCGGCGGCGAGCCGCTCGACGGCCACCGGAGGCGGCGCCAGATCGGCGTCGCCGGCGCCCAGGTCTATCACGTCCACTCCGCGGGCGATGAGCTGCCGTTTTTTCTCCGGAAATTTGCCGAGCGGGTACTCGGGCAACGTGAGCAGCCGGTTGGCGTACCGCGGCATCAGCCCGGGAGCCTCACCGGGTTGCTCACCTTGCTCAGTCCTTCTATCTCGACCTCGACGACGTCGCCGGCGTTGAGTGGAGCGACTCCGGCAGGTGTCCCGGTGGCGACGACGTCGCCCGGCTCGAGCGTCATGACGTGCGACACGTACGACAGAAGCATCGGAATGGAGAACACCATCTCGCTCGTCGAGGCGCGCTGCTTCTCGATTCCATTCACCCGCGTCACCACCGTCAGGTTCGCCAGATCGTGATCGCCTTCGGCGAGATTTCCGACAGGACAGAACGAATCGAAGCCTTTGGCCCGCGTCCACTGGCTGTCCTTCTTCTGAAGATCGCGAGCGGTCACGTCGTTCAGCGCGACAACGCCCAGCACCGCGCGCGATGCCTCCGCTTCCGATGCCTTCGTCAGCCGTTTGCCGATCACGATCCCTATCTCGCCTTCGAACTCGACGCGCTCCGATTGCGGGGGCAGCACGATCGGGTCGCCGTCGCCGATGATGCTCGTCGAGGGCTTGAGGAAGAAGAGCGGCTCGACGGGGACTTCGTTGCCGAGCTCCTTCGCGTGCTCGCGATAGTTGCGCCCGATGCACACAATCTTTCCCGGCCTGTCGATTCCTCGCCGAACGCCGGCGACGTCGACGCCCCCGGCAAGTGGGTCATCCAGTCTCAGCTCCGCCATCACCGCCTCACTTGTTGCGCGTCTTCATTCCTGTTCGGACACCGCGTAGAACTCGCGCAGTTGCCTCGAGATGTCATTCCAATCTACAAGAATTCGCCTCGCCGGAGGCAGCGCGCGCAGCAGCGTCGCGCCGTATCCCTTGGTCACGACTCGCGGATCCGCGATGACGATCGCGCCGCGGTCGGTGGACGAGCGGATCAGACGCCCGAATCCCTGCTTCAGGCGCAGCGCCGCATGCGGCACCATGTACTCCGCGAACGGATCGCCGCCGCGCTCGGCGATGGCTTCGCAGTGCGCCGCCGTCATTGGCTCTGTCGGGACTCGAAACGGCAGCTTCGCAATGAGCAGCCCGCGAAGCGCGTGACCAGCGACGTCCACGCCTTCCCAGTACGATGACGTACCTATGAGCACCGCCCGCCCCGATTCGCGGAATCGCATCAGAAGTGAA
Above is a genomic segment from Gemmatimonadaceae bacterium containing:
- a CDS encoding aminotransferase class I/II-fold pyridoxal phosphate-dependent enzyme; protein product: MPRYANRLLTLPEYPLGKFPEKKRQLIARGVDVIDLGAGDADLAPPPVAVERLAAAVRNPSMSRYGFGLGLVEYREAIARFMKRRFSLEFDPFTEIVPLIGSKEGISHVALAYIEDGDVAVIPEPGYLAYVGGTQLAQGEPYRYALRPENGFLVDLDTLPRDVLERTKILYLNYPNNPTAAVAPMDYLERVVRRCRELDILLVYDNAYSEMAFDGYVPPSIFEVDGARKVAIEFHSMSKTYNMTGWRCGWAVGARELVAPLAKVKLFVDTGAFMAVQAAAAAALDDWAEFVPRNIAVFRERRDAAVEAFRENGFDCVAPLGTMYLWIPLPEHITSAEFAEFLMEEEGVIVLPGSSFGQGGEGFFRVSFVTSPERLREAAARAGRVLTRLSVGA
- a CDS encoding fumarylacetoacetate hydrolase family protein — protein: MAELRLDDPLAGGVDVAGVRRGIDRPGKIVCIGRNYREHAKELGNEVPVEPLFFLKPSTSIIGDGDPIVLPPQSERVEFEGEIGIVIGKRLTKASEAEASRAVLGVVALNDVTARDLQKKDSQWTRAKGFDSFCPVGNLAEGDHDLANLTVVTRVNGIEKQRASTSEMVFSIPMLLSYVSHVMTLEPGDVVATGTPAGVAPLNAGDVVEVEIEGLSKVSNPVRLPG